In Citrus sinensis cultivar Valencia sweet orange chromosome 3, DVS_A1.0, whole genome shotgun sequence, the sequence ACAATCTTGCCAAACACAGTGAACCGGTACTGAATTGTCCcgaaaattcaacaaaaataaagagtaaCCAAATTTCAATCTTGGCATCACAGACAAGGTTAACATGGATCATACTCATCGGGGTCAGAggcaaaatttgattttgtttttaacatCATTCACAAACAAACTTATGCATACAATGAATTAAGAAGCTCATAATAATGTACCCAGAGCGAAGAGACCAGTGAGGGTGCCAGAAATGGCGCCAGCGATGAATTTGGGAATAGATTGGAAAAGGTTGGGGTCTTCGAATTCTAAATCATCCATGCTGGCGGCGGAGCTGAAGCGGAGCCACCGCAAGTGCGAGAAGCCGGCGTATATTGGTTACTGAAGGAGTGAGGGATCACGTGCAAAAAGAGATGGATTTCGAAAATATCTCGGTggctctttatttatttatttttcattatgttTTTTGTGTGGATTCAATTGTAAGGGGAAAGAGAAACACAAGTACCTAGATTATGGGGCAGTTAAgtttttgaaacttaaatattttacgTTTAATTTTTAGCCACTAAGCTACCCTGCCCACCTGTCGGTGACAGCTGCTTCGCGGACAGGTGCTTTTCGGAGGGATTTTCGCTTCACAAAAAAGCAATCAtcagttaaaattattacggTTCTCTGAAAGAAACATATGTCAATTTCTTCATAGTTATGCATTTGTATCAAATGTTTTCTGTTTTTAGTCGAACTGTTGTTCATAAAAAGAGCTTCTAAAGCAATTGAACCATCCAGACAGAGCTTTATGATTAGTCGGTTTTGGTACCAATTATGGCGAGGCTGAGCTCAGTAATTATGCACATACAGGCATTCGGGTAAAAAGAGAGACGTGAGATTTTCCACCTTACAATTACGAAAAGCtgtgattttttattgcatcaaCTTCTGCTATTTCacaaataacaacaacaaaaacaaaacttagAATTGGAAAGCAGTGTAGAATTGGAAATAAGAACTGAAGCACGTTACTTTTTGTTTCCCAATAATTGGAAACCTTAAGGCTCTAAACATTTATTCACTCGACCCAACCCTAAATTAATACCAACCATGGAAAAACTTTGTAAGTCAATTTTCGATATAGAAACCGAAAGGATCTGATTTGAGCATTTTTGAAATCCAACAACGTTCCATGACATAGCATGGTACAGCCCTATGAAAAATCGGCACTTATCTCAGTATCCGGCAATTGTGGAGCAATCCATAAGCAGCTCTTCAGAAATCGGTAAAGATTGATGTAGTTATGCCAGTACTGAGCAAAACAAATGCAGCAGCATTGAAGAAGTGCAAAGCTGCTCACAGGAATGATCATTGGCATCCTCAGCAGCATGTTGCCACATGGTGTCCAATTCTGAACATCCAATGGAAAGAATCAGAGCCGCCCTCGATGGCCTTGAAATGGGCAAAGTTTTACAAGAAGGCAATTTTCTTGCCTAGGAAATTAACTACAAATTGATAAATCCTGTTCTTTATATACTGTGGGCTTTAAATGACCAAGAAAAGATCTTGTCGTGTGTCCTTCTGTTTCAGAACTCCCAATTCTTGATTCTTTCAAAAATTCAGAACAGCGGAAAGCCGATTTCAGATCTCCATTCTCTTGATAACCGCGAACCATGACCTGGTTAATGACTGCATCAGGCACAATGCCCATCTTTATCATATCAGCAAGCAGCATCATCACATCAAGCATACGCTTGGCTCGTAAAAGCCCCCGTAGCATGGTAGTATATGTGCAATTATCTGGTCTTAAATTATCAGATCTCATATCTGAGAAAAGCTTACTAGCTTTTAAAATCTGCCCATCATAACACAAAGCTTGAATAATTGCGGCATACAGCACATGATTTGGGGAACAATATCCACCATCTGTTTTATCAGTCTTttctagaaaaaaatttaatgcatTAGAAATCCTTCCATTTTTAAAAAGGCCATGAATCAAGCTACTAACTGTGAAAACACTAGGGGTGATTTTTGCCTCTAACATCTCCTTGTACAGCCGAAGGGTTTCTTTCATGTTACCATCTTTACTAAGCCCATCAATCAAAGCTGTAAAAACAACGACATCAGGCACAAGGCTTTTAATTACCATTTCTGTGTATAAACCCATTGCAGCATCTATGTTTCCCGCCTTGCATTGACCAtcaatcaaagaagaaaaggtaACAACATTTGGTTCTACACCCTTTTCTGTCATTTGAGAACACACACTCAAAGCCTTCTCCATATCACCTTCTTTGCAATATCCATCAATAAGGGAATTATATGTCACAACATTTGCAAGTATCCCctctttatacattttttgcAATAAACCTTCTGCTCCTTCCAATTGACCCACACCACAAAGACCCTTAATAAGTATGTTGTAAGTGAATACATCTGGCGAGATTTCAAACTTTTCCATTTCAGAACACAAGCTCATTGCTTCAAAAAGGTTACCTGCCTTACAATGCCCGTCAATCAAGCAATTATACACAAATATGTTAGGAAAAACACCAAATTTAGCCatgtgaacaaaaaaatttcctgCCGCTCTTAATTCACCCACTTTGCACAGCCCATCCATTAGGACACCAAACGTAACAACATTTGGCTGCAAATTATGATGTAACATTTCATGATAAAACTCGAGTGCTCGATTCACATCAGCCACTTTGCAATAGCCATCCATTAGAGCATTGTAAGTGTACAAATTAGGAACCACGCCACATTCTCGCATTGACCTGAACATACTTTCAGCCTCAACCATCTTATTCTCATTG encodes:
- the LOC107176758 gene encoding pentatricopeptide repeat-containing protein At5g61400, with translation MLKIFPPKQKLTFIDIKINKQPLITLRSISESSSMPSTPFSSLSSSSSSSLPPRSNLTNAILNSKTPNQALVLFNSSSKKLNPTKSLAPFAAIFYVLANAKLYKNARCLIKDVTENLLKSRKPHHVCYSVFNALNSLEIPKFNPSVFSTLIIAFSEMGHIEEALWVYRKIEVLPAIQACNALLNGLIKKGKFDSVWEFYEEMVLCGLVADVVTYGVLIDCCCGQGDVMKALNLFDEMIDKGIEPTVVIYTILIHGLCNENKMVEAESMFRSMRECGVVPNLYTYNALMDGYCKVADVNRALEFYHEMLHHNLQPNVVTFGVLMDGLCKVGELRAAGNFFVHMAKFGVFPNIFVYNCLIDGHCKAGNLFEAMSLCSEMEKFEISPDVFTYNILIKGLCGVGQLEGAEGLLQKMYKEGILANVVTYNSLIDGYCKEGDMEKALSVCSQMTEKGVEPNVVTFSSLIDGQCKAGNIDAAMGLYTEMVIKSLVPDVVVFTALIDGLSKDGNMKETLRLYKEMLEAKITPSVFTVSSLIHGLFKNGRISNALNFFLEKTDKTDGGYCSPNHVLYAAIIQALCYDGQILKASKLFSDMRSDNLRPDNCTYTTMLRGLLRAKRMLDVMMLLADMIKMGIVPDAVINQVMVRGYQENGDLKSAFRCSEFLKESRIGSSETEGHTTRSFLGHLKPTVYKEQDLSICS